A section of the Oncorhynchus nerka isolate Pitt River linkage group LG3, Oner_Uvic_2.0, whole genome shotgun sequence genome encodes:
- the LOC115108558 gene encoding fidgetin, whose translation MQWTPEHAQWAEQHFDISSTTRSPAHKVEAYRGHLQRTYQYAWANDDISALTASNLLKKYAEKYSGILEGPSERALLCSYSDGTPGLLNGRKSESESWQEGIYPMNCAPDVLSVSKSGMTAALPPTDVSASIGSTPRGASSLTEPSYSSSNCGSHTATSLHSGLSSQEYATGYNGSYLHSSYSGQTASGLPSPLHNAGLLQPPPPPPPPPPTLVPSYNAGSPNLSNYNYPPTGYPPQTAVAPSYSPGGAPPPSAYLPSGIAAPTPLPPSTLPGYTYQSHNHAPIAPTPLNGSSANSLKRKAFYMTGHGDMDSSYSNFNYNQQRSSQSPMYRIPDNSISDSSRGNGFDRNADPSSLAFKHTKQPISSDQQRKCCSQSGRALTPPSYGSTKSSVGGLRSGESFGKFGTPLMNEHSEEHRQLLSHSIAGSDIGSATSSSHTAEEQLKNSDANLVELVTTEILQPGPPVDWNDIAGLELAKAAIKEEILWPILRPDMFSGLATLPRSLLLFGPQGTGRTLLGRCMASQLGAAFLRLSGSALVTKWLGEGEKIVQASFLVARCRQPSVVFISEVDMLLSAQLSEESPVNRIKSELLMQLDSVLTSAEDHVLVVCSSSKPEEIQESLRRYFTKRLLIPLPDSTARHQIISQLLSQHNYCLSDKELSLLVQRTEGFSGLDVARLCHEAVVGPIHGIPASDLSAIHPSQMRPVSYQDFDNVFSKFQSNISQKELDTYTEWNKMFGCSQ comes from the coding sequence ATGCAGTGGACCCCAGAGCATGCACAGTGGGCCGAGCAGCACTTTGATATCTCGTCCACCACACGCTCTCCTGCACACAAAGTGGAGGCCTACCGGGGGCACCTGCAGCGCACCTATCAGTATGCCTGGGCCAACGACGACATCTCTGCACTCACCGCCTCCAACCTGCTGAAGAAATACGCAGAGAAGTACTCTGGGATTTTAGAGGGTCCGAGTGAACGAGCGCTGCTCTGCTCCTATTCCGATGGCACTCCTGGACTCCTGAATGGACGTAAGTCAGAGAGTGAGTCCTGGCAGGAGGGGATTTACCCAATGAACTGCGCTCCAGATGTTTTATCTGTGAGCAAATCTGGAATGACAGCTGCCCTTCCCCCAACAGACGTGTCGGCCAGCATAGGTAGCACCCCAAGGGGGGCCAGCAGCCTGACCGAGCCCAGCTATTCCAGCAGTAACTGTGGGAGTCACACAGCCACCAGTCTACACTCTGGTCTGTCCTCTCAGGAATACGCTACGGGCTACAATGGCTCCTACCTGCACTCTAGTTACAGCGGGCAGACCGCCTCAGGCCTCCCCTCTCCATTGCACAATGCTGGTCTCCTACAACCCccgcccccacccccaccacctccCCCTACTCTAGTGCCCAGCTACAACGCGGGGTCTCCCAACCTCTCCAACTACAATTATCCTCCGACAGGGTATCCCCCACAGACAGCTGTTGCCCCTAGCTATAGCCCTGGGGGAGCCCCACCTCCCTCTGCCTATCTGCCATCAGGCATCGCAGCTCCCACGCCCCTACCCCCCTCTACACTCCCTGGCTATACCTACCAGTCCCATAACCATGCACCAATTGCACCAACACCTTTGAATGGCAGCTCAGCCAACTCATTGAAAAGAAAAGCTTTCTACATGACGGGGCATGGAGATATGGACTCCAGCTATAGTAATTTCAACTACAACCAACAGCGCTCCTCACAAAGCCCTATGTACAGAATACCAGACAACAGCATCTCAGACTCAAGCAGAGGGAATGGATTTGACAGGAATGCTGATCCGTCATCTTTAGCATTTAAGCACACGAAGCAGCCAATATCCTCAGATCAGCAAAGAAAATGTTGCAGTCAGTCTGGCCGAGCATTAACCCCTCCCTCCTATGGATCAACCAAAAGCTCTGTGGGAGGCCTGAGATCGGGCGAGTCCTTTGGAAAGTTTGGAACCCCCCTAATGAATGAGCACAGTGAAGAGCATAGACAGCTCCTCTCCCATTCCATAGCAGGGTCGGACATTGGCAGCGCTACCTCATCCAGCCACACTGCAGAGGAGCAGCTGAAGAACAGTGATGCCAACCTCGTGGAGTTGGTCACCACAGAGATCCTTCAGCCCGGTCCCCCAGTAGACTGGAATGACATTGCAGGTCTGGAGCTGGCCAAAGCAGCCATCAAAGAAGAGATTCTGTGGCCCATTTTGAGGCCAGACATGTTCAGTGGACTTGCCACATTACCTCGGAGCCTCCTTCTTTTCGGACCTCAGGGAACAGGCAGAACACTGCTGGGCCGCTGCATGGCCAGCCAGCTGGGGGCTGCCTTCCTGCGGCTCAGTGGCTCAGCCCTGGTGACcaagtggctgggagagggagagaagattgTCCAGGCCTCCTTCCTGGTAGCCAGGTGTCGCCAGCCCTCAGTGGTGTTCATCAGTGAGGTGGACATGCTGCTTTCGGCCCAGCTCAGCGAGGAGAGCCCAGTGAATAGGATCAAGAGCGAGCTCCTCATGCAGCTGGACAGTGTGCTGACCTCAGCCGAGGACCACGTCCTGGTGGTCTGTTCCTCCAGCAAGCCTGAGGAGATCCAAGAGTCCCTGAGGAGGTACTTCACCAAACGGCTTCTCATCCCCCTACCTGACAGCACAGCACGACACCAGATAATCAGCCAACTGCTCTCACAGCACAACTATTGCCTCAGTGACAAAGAGTTGTCACTGCTGGTCCAGCGGACGGAGGGCTTTTCGGGACTGGACGTGGCCCGGCTGTGCCATGAGGCAGTAGTAGGACCGATACATGGCATCCCAGCTTCTGACCTCTCAGCCATCCATCCCAGCCAGATGAGACCAGTCTCTTACCAAGACTTTGACAATGTATTTAGCAAATTCCAGTCCAACATATCACAAAAAGAACTGGACACATACACCGAATGGAATAAAATGTTTGGTTGCAGTCAATGA